The proteins below are encoded in one region of Phaseolus vulgaris cultivar G19833 chromosome 1, P. vulgaris v2.0, whole genome shotgun sequence:
- the LOC137815484 gene encoding uncharacterized protein yields the protein MGGGTKVRYLRRCILTEGVEFMCLQETKTTEITDARCFSIWGDNNIGWIHNGGESGRGSLLSLWHKDVFKYESHSMGKGYIAVVGLHGKSSRRCCVVNVYAACTLKEKKILWEELSKCKENSQIGMWCFCGDFNAIRRRAERQGVDRGEFIKEMKEFNGFIETNLLMDLPIVGKKFTWFKANGTAKSRIDRALVTEEWLQCWPTCKQYVQRREVSDHCALMIKCLDKDWGPKPFRSLDAWLSEKGFAGMVEEKWKSYSTEGGAVKGLKEKLKLLKVDLKVWNRDVFGNLNLIKSSIMQEIETFDGQNCNGQMGESQKQARTNLIRRLWETDNKLESLIRQKARTNWFRFGDSCSRFFHSTLRWRRLRNEVKGVEVAGLWCEEPRCIPKGCNASFIALVPKVKDPCKLDQFRPISLVGAIYKVIAKVLAGRLKKVLPAIIDESQSAFIKDRGLTDSVILVNEVIEDLRRKGRSGLCLKVDFEKAMGFHNTWIQWIRGCMESATVSVLVNGSPTEEFRPTRGLRQGDPLAPFLFTVVAEGLAGLVRQAIKANLLAGIKIGSKEVVVSFLQYADDTLFFCEDSWSNVVSMKAILRGFEIASGLKINFHKSSLVGINVDNSNLRCYSKLLNCGQMGYPFKYLGIEVGGNPRKETFWKPVLEKLKARLSVWKGRYLSLAGRTCGWGKENRPISWVSWGEVCKQKEDGGLGIKDIRKLNFALVAKWRWRLISQEPGKWKEVFLSKYGLQLEETRIPVKYQSWWWRDLKKICREGEGEGWFKEELRWKLGKGDKISFWEDVWNGNTSLKTGFPRLYSLAANQEEKIKEAGEWEGSEWHWRIQWRRERFEWESEMERNLSERISGSDVKRYVNDTQVWGKDELERYTVSLAYICLGKHLRGTQHVIFYLLWKATAFPNVLVTAWRVLIDRIPTREALVRRGVQMESTVCVLCRNMEESSQHLFIECVFAQHVWSLCQKWLGIVLVQNNEIQSHFESFLCTQASGKQILVWKGIWAAIIRGIWDQRNSILFKQGVVDVEEMIQMAQLKSWSWLKHRTKSFNYSFSDWTINPGSCIKSVK from the exons ATGGGGGGAGGAACAAAAGTGCGTTATTTGAGAAGGTGTATTTTGACGGAGGGAGTGGAATTCATGTGCTTACAGGAAACAAAGACTACAGAAATAACAGATGCTAGGTGTTTCTCTATTTGGGGGGATAACAACATTGGTTGGATCCATAATGGAGGGGAGAGTGGCAGAGGAAGTCTTCTCTCTTTGTGGCATAAAGATGTGTTTAAGTATGAAAGTCATTCAATGGGGAAAGGGTACATAGCTGTTGTGGGTCTGCATGGGAAATCATCTCGAAGGTGTTGTGTGGTTAATGTCTATGCAGCATGCACTCTAAAAGAGAAGAAAATTCTCTGGGAGGAATTGTCCAAGTGTAAAGAAAATTCACAGATTGGGATGTGGTGCTTCTGTGGGGATTTCAATGCTATAAGAAGACGAGCTGAAAGACAAGGGGTAGATAGGGGAGAATTTATAAAAGAGATGAAGGAGTTTAATGGGTTTATAGAGACAAATCTGCTGATGGATTTGCCCATTGTTGGGAAAAAGTTTACTTGGTTCAAAGCAAATGGAACAGCAAAGAGCAGGATAGATAGAGCTCTTGTAACAGAGGAGTGGCTACAGTGTTGGCCTACCTGCAAGCAGTATGTTCAAAGAAGGGAGGTCTCAGACCATTGTGCTTTGATGATTAAATGCCTGGACAAGGATTGGGGTCCCAAGCCCTTTAGGTCGTTAGATGCATGGCTCTCGGAAAAAGGCTTTGCTGGAATGGTGGAGGAAAAGTGGAAGTCATATTCAACCGAAGGAGGTGCAGTTAAAGGGCTTAAGGAAAAGCTTAAACTCCTGAAGGTGGATCTGAAAGTTTGGAATAGGGACGTTTTTGGGAATTTGAACTTGATCAAGAGCTCTATAATGCAGGAAATTGAGACCTTTGATGGTCAAAATTGTAACGGCCAAATGGGGGAAAGTCAGAAGCAAGCTAGAACAAATCTGATTAGAAGGCTTTGGGAGACGGATAATAAGCTAGAGTCTCTTATCCGTCAAAAGGCTAGGACAAACTGGTTCAGATTTGGTGACTCTTGCTCTAGGTTTTTCCACTCAACTCTTAGGTGGAGGAGACTAAGGAATGAAGTGAAAGGGGTAGAGGTAGCAGGCCTATGGTGTGAGGAGCCTA GGTGTATTCCCAAAGGGTGCAACGCTTCGTTCATAGCACTTGTTCCAAAAGTTAAGGATCCTTGCAAGCTCGATCAGTTCAGACCCATATCCTTAGTGGGTGCGATTTATAAAGTCATTGCTAAGGTATTAGCAGGAAGGTTAAAGAAAGTGTTACCGGCAATAATAGATGAGAGCCAGTCTGCTTTTATTAAGGATAGGGGTCTCACGGATAGTGTGATATTGGTAAACGAGGTGATTGAGGATCTTAGAAGGAAGGGGAGAAGCGGGTTGTGCTTGAAAGTTGATTTTGAAAAAGC GATGGGTTTTCATAATACCTGGATTCAATGGATCAGAGGATGTATGGAGTCAGCCACAGTGTCTGTCCTAGTCAACGGGAGTCCAACTGAAGAATTCAGACCGACAAGAGGTTTGAGACAGGGAGATCCCTTAGCACCGTTCCTCTTCACAGTTGTGGCTGAAGGTCTTGCTGGACTAGTCAGGCAGGCGATAAAAGCCAACCTTTTGGCGGGAATAAAGATTGGAAGTAAGGAGGTAGTTGTGAGCTTCCTGCAGTATGCGGATGACACCCTTTTTTTCTGCGAAGACTCATGGAGCAATGTAGTGAGTATGAAAGCAATTTTAAGGGGTTTTGAGATAGCATCTGGGCTGAAAATTAACTTCCACAAATCAAGTCTAGTAGGTATAAATGTTGACAATTCGAATCTTAGATGCTATTCAAAACTCTTAAATTGTGGTCAGATGGGATACCCGTTTAAGTACTTGGGAATAGAAGTAGGAGGAAATCCAAGGAAAGAAACGTTCTGGAAACCTGTTTTGGAAAAATTGAAGGCCAGATTAAGTGTGTGGAAGGGGAGGTATCTGTCCTTGGCAGGAAGGACCTGT GGGTGGGGAAAAGAAAACAGGCCGATTTCATGGGTAAGTTGGGGAGAGGTGTGCAAGCAGAAAGAAGATGGAGGACTGGGAATTAAGGATATTAGAAAGCTGAATTTTGCCCTTGTAGCAAAATGGAGATGGCGGCTCATCTCACAAGAGCCAGGGAAGTGGAAGGAGGTATTTCTATCAAAATATGGTTTGCAACTAGAGGAGACACGGATTCCAGTGAAATAtcaatcatggtggtggagagatttaaAGAAGATCTGTAGGGAGGGAGAAGGAGAAGGTTGGTTCAAAGAAGAGCTACGATGGAAATTAGGAAAGGGGGATAAGATTAGTttttgggaggatgtgtggAATGGTAATACAAGTCTTAAAACTGGTTTTCCAAGATTGTATTCCTTAGCGGCGAATCAGGAGGAAAAAATTAAGGAAGCTGGAGAGTGGGAGGGATCTGAATGGCATTGGAGGATACAATGGAGGAGGGAGAGATTTGAGTGGGAATCTGAGATGGAGAGAAATCTTAGTGAAAGAATTTCAGGTTCTGATGTGAAGAGATATGTAAACGACACCCAAGTGTGGGGGAAGGATGAGCTAGAGAGGTACACGGTGAGCTTAGCCTACATTTGCCTAGGCAAGCATTTAAGAGGGACACAACACGTGATTTTTTATCTCCTCTGGAAAGCCACAGCATTCCCTAATGTGCTAGTAACAGCGTGGAGAGTGCTCATAGACAGAATTCCAACACGGGAGGCCCTGGTGAGAAGAGGTGTGCAGATGGAATCCACAGTTTGTGTTCTGTGTCGGAATATGGAGGAATCATCACAGCATCTATTCATTGAATGTGTGTTTGCGCAGCATGTTTGGTCCCTTTGCCAAAAGTGGCTGGGAATTGTGTTAGTACAAAATAATGAGATTCAATCCCATTTTGAGAGTTTTCTTTGTACTCAGGCCAGTGGAAAACAAATCTTGGTGTGGAAAGGTATTTGGGCAGCGATTATAAGAGGTATTTGGGACCAGAGAAATTCCATTCTGTTCAAACAAGGAGTTGTGGATGTAGAGGAGATGATTCAGATGGCGCAGCTAAAATCCTGGTCTTGGCTAAAACATAGAACCAAGTCTTTTAATTACTCTTTCTCAGATTGGACAATTAACCCGGGTAGTTGTATAAAGAGTGTTAAATAG
- the LOC137815485 gene encoding uncharacterized protein codes for MTQRQGEHGGSGSNRHAYGNSNGLTTFFFANFPNGYGELDMIKIFRRWARVKEVFISRRLNKWGRRFEFVRFFEVRDVGRLEKDLDQIYIGNKKLHVNVPKYRRSELEAKGQGSENRAYHKEQGKSYRKPQEEPLAISGQKRKTEVWRVKAGSKSYADAIKGDAQRRWEGSTFTTEKNVLPWMEYSMVGQLREELSSEELDDEFIKGGMSLVCVRSLGDNLALLTPREGVNMKEVIDLNKGWFESVFQKIEPWTEESIAEHRVVWVRCYGLPLPLWTKACFSKIVGEEASLVSIDATTVMWENLEYARLKVRLRKNHNARMVKTMLINGLEVSVYVEEEQPFRLEGQCMCHRNYLDTSDSVSSSKTYVEESDTPVFNGEEEGSSGRRVRQPEEKEEEDEDLNANTTKVSQSRVSDMNGNKGQNKVTKVYTEEETKGKEEAALVFQSAQDSMFFAKSPFWAC; via the coding sequence ATGACGCAGAGGCAAGGAGAACACGGAGGATCTGGTAGTAATCGACACGCTTACGGAAACTCAAATGGTTTGACGACGTTCTTCTTTGCAAATTTCCCAAACGGGTATGGGGAGCTGGATATGATCAAGATTTTTAGAAGGTGGGCTAGGGTTAAAGAAGTGTTTATCTCAAGAAGACTTAACAAATGGGGAAGAAGGTTCGAGTTTGTTCGATTTTTTGAAGTCAGGGATGTGGGGAGGCTGGAGAAGGATCTTGATCAGATCTACATAGGCAACAAAAAGCTGCATGTAAACGTTCCGAAATATAGGAGGAGCGAACTGGAAGCTAAAGGTCAGGGGAGTGAAAACAGAGCGTACCATAAAGAGCAGGGAAAGAGTTACAGGAAACCGCAGGAGGAGCCATTAGCTATCAGCGGTCAGAAGAGAAAAACGGAGGTATGGAGAGTGAAGGCAGGGAGCAAGTCATATGCAGATGCTATCAAAGGCGATGCTCAAAGAAGATGGGAGGGGTCAACCTTTACCACTGAGAAGAACGTCTTACCATGGATGGAGTACAGTATGGTAGGGCAGTTAAGGGAAGAACTAAGCTCTGAAGAACTTGACGACGAATTTATTAAAGGGGGTATGAGCTTAGTTTGTGTTAGATCCCTGGGAGATAATCTTGCTCTCCTGACTCCACGAGAAGGGGTGAACATGAAGGAGGTAATAGACCTCAATAAGGGGTGGTTTGAGAGTGTGTTCCAAAAAATCGAGCCATGGACGGAGGAGTCTATTGCAGAGCACAGAGTAGTATGGGTACGTTGTTATGGTCTGCCTCTACCGCTGTGGACCAAGGCTTGCTTCTCAAAAATAGTTGGAGAGGAAGCATCTCTAGTGTCTATAGATGCAACAACGGTCATGTGGGAAAACTTGGAGTATGCAAGACTCAAAGTTCGCCTACGCAAAAACCATAACGCCAGAATGGTTAAGACTATGCTGATTAATGGCCTGGAGGTGTCCGTTTATGTCGAAGAAGAACAACCCTTTAGACTTGAAGGGCAGTGTATGTGTCATCGGAACTATCTAGATACTTCGGATAGCGTCTCATCTTCAAAGACCTATGTGGAGGAGTCTGATACCCCGGTGTTCAACGGTGAGGAGGAGGGCTCAAGTGGACGGAGGGTTCGGCAACCGGAGGAGAAGGAGGAGGAGGACGAAGACCTAAACGCGAATACGACAAAAGTCTCCCAATCTCGAGTATCTGATATGAATGGGAATAAGGGGCAGAATAAAGTAACCAAGGTATACACTGAAGAGGAAACTAAGGGAAAGGAGGAAGCAGCTTTAGTATTTCAGTCTGCACAGGATAGCATGTTTTTTGCAAAGTCACCTTTTTGGGCATGCTGA
- the LOC137813499 gene encoding rust resistance kinase Lr10-like yields the protein MASVLLFQHDSALMTLLLLLLLMLLLITTGSSAHNECDEELSCGPNQPPIRFPFQLIKEMGEPCGYPRICLSCTENNKTMLALPTMKLLVTYINYRYQEIGLTDPENCFSNKFNQTINFIRTYQFESLHDGPHNNLSFFNCTSAEHSHLRNYYEDGSDSQDMVSCPIYVSNSFESVLQLDLTSCTKMFDLTAPFASIHWNELVLRWSKPNCAECKRKGKRCTWKTNNTTGDIDCFECKPKRIHVPKSFIFASTGSILLGLLVIAVFKSILYFRKKQEDQARVDKFLEDYRAEKPARFTYADLKRITNGFKEKLGEGAHGAVFRGKLSSEIPVAVKILNSTEGDGNEFINEVGIMGKIHHINVVRLLGFCADGLHRALVYNFFPNGSLQSFIFLPEDKDHFLGWEKLQHVALGIAKGIQYLHQGCNQPIIHFDINPHNVLLDDNFTPKISDFGLAKLCSKNPSLVSMTAARGTLGYIAPEVFSRNFGNVSYKSDIYSYGMLLLEMVGGRKNVDMSSPQNLHVLYPDWIHNLVDGDVHIHVEDEGDVKIAKKLAIIGLWCIQWEPVNRPSIKSVIHMLQTEEENQLGVPPNPFHSTTSTTAKGLSSTRRPLQLEVIQE from the exons ATGGCAAGTGTGTTGCTCTTCCAACATGATTCTGCACTGATGACGCTATTGCTGTTGCTACTGCTAATGCTTCTTCTTATCACAACTGGCAGCAGCGCTCATAACGAGTGCGATGAGGAATTGTCTTGTGGGCCGAACCAACCCCCTATCAGATTTCCCTTCCAACTCATCAAGGAGATGGGCGAGCCATGCGGTTATCCCCGTATTTGTCTTTCTTGCACTGAAAATAATAAGACCATGCTTGCGCTTCCTACTATGAAACTCCTAGTCACTTACATAAACTACCGATATCAGGAAATTGGCTTAACGGACCCCGAAAACTGCTTTTCCAACAAGTTTAACCAAACCATCAATTTTATTCGAACTTACCAATTTGAATCACTACATGATGGACCACACAATAACTTGAGCTTCTTCAACTGCACTTCAGCTGAGCATTCACACCTCAGAAACTACTACGAGGATGGCTCAGATTCACAAGACATGGTCTCCTGTCCGATTTACGTTTCTAATTCTTTTGAAAGTGTCCTCCAATTGGATCTAACATCCTGTACCAAGATGTTCGACCTCACTGCGCCATTCGCATCCATCCACTGGAATGAATTGGTTTTGAGATGGTCCAAACCAAATTGTGCTGAgtgcaaaagaaaaggcaagaGATGTACATGGAAGACCAACAACACCACAGGAGACATCGATTGTTTTGAATGCAAACCGAAGAGAATTCACGTTCCTAAATCTTTTATTTTTGCTTCTACAG GTTCGATCCTTTTGGGGCTGCTGGTCATTGCTGTCTTCAAGAGCATCCTTTATTTTAGGAAAAAGCAAGAAGACCAAGCAAGAGTGGACAAGTTTTTAGAGGACTACAGGGCAGAAAAGCCTGCAAGATTCACCTACGCTGACCTTAAAAGAATCACCAATGGCTTCAAAGAAAAGCTAGGAGAAGGAGCTCATGGGGCTGTGTTCAGAGGAAAACTTTCGAGTGAGATTCCGGTGGCTGTGAAGATCCTCAACAGTACGGAGGGAGATGGGAATGAGTTCATCAATGAAGTGGGAATTATGGGCAAAATCCATCACATCAACGTGGTGCGTTTGCTTGGCTTCTGTGCAGATGGACTCCATCGTGCTCTTGTCTACAATTTCTTTCCAAATGGTTCCTTACAAAGCTTCATATTTCTACCAGAAGACAAGGACCATTTCCTTGGATGGGAGAAGCTTCAACACGTTGCTCTTGGTATAGCTAAAGGGATTCAGTATCTTCATCAAGGTTGCAATCAGCCCATTATTCACTTTGACATAAATCCTCACAACGTGTTACTTGATGACAACTTCACTCCAAAAATCTCTGAttttggcttagccaaattGTGTTCCAAGAATCCCAGTTTGGTGTCCATGACAGCTGCTAGAGGAACTTTGGGATACATTGCACCTGAAGTCTTCTCCAGAAACTTTGGGAACGTGTCTTACAAGTCCGATATTTACAGTTATGGAATGCTGTTGTTAGAAATGGTTGGTGGGAGAAAGAATGTGGACATGTCTTCTCCACAAAATTTACATGTTCTATACCCGGATTGGATCCATAACCTGGTTGATGGAGATGTACATATCCATGTTGAGGATGAAGGTGATGTTAAGATTGCAAAGAAACTAGCAATTATTGGGCTTTGGTGCATTCAGTGGGAGCCAGTGAACCGTCCATCCATAAAATCTGTGATACACATGCTACAAACTGAAGAGGAAAACCAGCTTGGTGTGCCTCCTAATCCATTTCACTCAACAACTTCCACTACAGCTAAGGGACTCAGTTCCACAAGACGACCTTTGCAGTTGGAAGTGATTCAAGAATGA